One window from the genome of Pseudonocardia hierapolitana encodes:
- a CDS encoding Gfo/Idh/MocA family protein codes for MRLGLIGLGRIGAFHAQTLADLDAVDSLVVTDAVPAVTKEVAERVGAQPVDSVAELLAAGVDGVLVAAATDTHPELVLAAVEAGLPVFCEKPLARAVTDAVTVARRVQESGVPVQVGYPRRFDPAFLAARAAVESGELGGLHTVRSTTLDPAPPPAAYLAGSGGIFRDCAVHDFDAVRWVTGREVVEVYATGSDRGDPLFTGIGDVHTAAVILTLDDGTLGVVSVSRGNPRGYDVRLELHGTADSAAAGLDDGLPLRSLEPGVTFPAGPPHDFFMERLAAAFRAELAAFTEVVAGARPSPCTVQDALEVAFIAEATTLSRQEHRPVRVEEVRP; via the coding sequence ATGCGGCTCGGACTGATCGGGCTCGGCCGGATCGGCGCGTTCCACGCGCAGACGCTCGCCGACCTGGACGCCGTCGACTCGCTGGTCGTCACCGATGCCGTGCCTGCGGTGACGAAGGAGGTGGCCGAGCGGGTCGGCGCGCAGCCGGTCGACTCGGTGGCCGAGCTGCTCGCGGCGGGCGTCGACGGCGTGCTGGTGGCGGCCGCCACCGACACGCACCCGGAGCTGGTGCTCGCCGCGGTCGAGGCCGGGCTGCCGGTGTTCTGCGAGAAGCCGCTCGCCCGCGCCGTCACCGATGCCGTCACGGTGGCGCGGCGGGTGCAGGAGTCGGGCGTGCCGGTGCAGGTCGGCTACCCGCGCCGGTTCGACCCGGCGTTCCTCGCCGCCCGCGCGGCCGTCGAGAGCGGGGAGCTCGGTGGGCTGCACACCGTCCGCTCCACCACGCTCGACCCGGCCCCGCCACCCGCCGCGTACCTGGCCGGGTCCGGAGGGATCTTCCGGGACTGCGCCGTGCACGACTTCGACGCCGTGCGCTGGGTGACCGGGCGGGAGGTCGTCGAGGTCTACGCGACGGGTTCCGACCGCGGCGACCCGCTGTTCACCGGGATCGGGGACGTGCACACCGCGGCGGTAATCCTCACGCTCGACGACGGCACGCTCGGCGTGGTGTCGGTGAGCCGCGGCAACCCGCGCGGCTACGACGTGCGGCTGGAGCTGCACGGCACCGCCGACAGCGCCGCCGCGGGCCTGGACGACGGGCTGCCGCTGCGCTCGCTGGAGCCCGGCGTCACCTTCCCCGCCGGCCCGCCGCACGACTTCTTCATGGAGCGGCTCGCCGCGGCGTTCCGGGCGGAGCTGGCGGCGTTCACCGAGGTCGTCGCGGGCGCGAGGCCGAGCCCGTGCACGGTGCAGGACGCGCTGGAGGTGGCTTTCATCGCGGAGGCCACGACGCTCTCCCGGCAGGAGCACCGCCCGGTGCGCGTGGAGGAGGTCCGCCCCTGA
- a CDS encoding NUDIX hydrolase: MRGNLFAVAVDLVVLTVRDGVLCVLLRERAAPPFAGERALPGGFVRGREDLLDAAGRELLEIGLAIDGHHLEQLASYAAPDRDPRGRVLTVGHLALVPDLPEPPGECIWVPVAEAGTLAFDHTQVLADGVERARAKLEYTTLATAFCPAEFTISQLRRVYEAVWGTCPDPRNFSRKVTSTPGFLVPTGTKVSSGRGRPGQLYRRGPATALHPPMLRDQPSDPPR, translated from the coding sequence ATGCGCGGCAACCTGTTCGCCGTGGCGGTGGACCTGGTCGTGCTCACCGTGCGCGACGGTGTCCTGTGCGTGCTGCTGCGCGAGCGTGCCGCGCCCCCGTTCGCCGGTGAACGTGCGCTGCCGGGTGGCTTCGTGCGCGGGCGCGAGGACCTCCTCGACGCGGCGGGCCGGGAGCTTCTGGAGATCGGGCTGGCGATCGACGGTCACCACCTGGAGCAGCTGGCGAGCTACGCCGCCCCCGACCGGGACCCGCGCGGCCGGGTCCTCACGGTCGGGCACCTCGCGCTCGTGCCCGACCTCCCCGAGCCACCCGGCGAGTGCATCTGGGTACCGGTGGCCGAGGCCGGCACCCTCGCCTTCGACCACACGCAGGTCCTCGCCGACGGCGTGGAGCGGGCGCGCGCCAAGCTCGAGTACACGACGCTCGCCACGGCGTTCTGCCCGGCCGAGTTCACGATCTCGCAGCTGCGGCGCGTGTACGAGGCGGTGTGGGGCACCTGCCCCGACCCGCGCAACTTCTCCCGCAAGGTCACCTCGACGCCCGGCTTCCTGGTGCCGACCGGCACCAAGGTCAGCTCCGGCCGGGGCAGGCCGGGGCAGCTGTACCGCCGCGGCCCGGCCACCGCGTTGCACCCGCCGATGCTGCGGGATCAGCCCTCCGACCCTCCGCGATAG
- a CDS encoding VOC family protein: MSAPTLAGIHHLKLPVRDLQRSADWYGKVLGYRVTVEFVEQGELAGLGMEHPDGGPPLALRLDPALAEAAAGFDYFSIGVPDHPSITSLAAHLDGLGLRHGGVHRASEGWILPMLHDPDGHEVRFYTHARHEDAPSGPHRVHDPGPDMRVEPLA; the protein is encoded by the coding sequence ATGAGCGCCCCGACCCTCGCCGGCATCCACCACCTGAAGCTCCCGGTGCGCGACCTGCAGCGGTCGGCGGACTGGTACGGGAAGGTGCTCGGCTACCGCGTCACCGTGGAGTTCGTGGAGCAGGGCGAGCTCGCCGGGCTGGGCATGGAACACCCCGACGGCGGCCCGCCGCTCGCCCTGCGCCTCGACCCGGCGCTCGCCGAGGCCGCCGCCGGGTTCGACTACTTCTCCATCGGGGTGCCGGACCACCCGAGCATCACCTCGCTCGCCGCCCACCTCGACGGCCTCGGCCTGCGCCACGGCGGGGTGCACCGGGCCAGCGAGGGCTGGATCCTGCCGATGCTGCACGACCCCGACGGGCACGAGGTGCGCTTCTACACCCACGCCCGCCACGAGGACGCGCCGTCCGGCCCGCACCGCGTGCACGACCCGGGGCCGGACATGCGCGTCGAACCGCTGGCCTGA
- a CDS encoding class I SAM-dependent methyltransferase, which translates to MEIRFPDAMETSLITLYGIATDARIEPTILGDGMAAEAFEKIDYDFSWLTRFSSPKSVRTKVALRAKHFDAWTAEFLADHERATVLVLGAGLDTRVWRIDPGPGVHWYDVDLPPVIEARGKLYPQRENYRMIAASVADPAWWEEIPTDRPVLVVAQGLVMYLEPAEGHALSRRITDRFPTGAVVLDTHNRLAVRTSNWMLKRRFGSSLMRWAIEDAHELERSNPKLRCTDAISALSPALLGGLPPGAAPRGSELASRMTQLVPPVRDMSLYVRYEIVGA; encoded by the coding sequence GTGGAGATCCGGTTTCCGGACGCCATGGAGACCTCGTTGATCACGCTCTACGGGATCGCAACGGACGCGCGCATCGAACCGACGATCCTCGGCGACGGGATGGCGGCCGAAGCGTTCGAGAAGATCGACTACGACTTCTCGTGGCTGACCCGGTTCTCCTCACCGAAGAGCGTCCGGACCAAGGTCGCGCTGCGCGCGAAGCACTTCGACGCCTGGACCGCGGAGTTCCTCGCCGACCACGAGCGGGCCACCGTGCTCGTCCTCGGCGCCGGGCTGGACACCCGCGTGTGGCGGATCGACCCGGGGCCCGGCGTGCACTGGTACGACGTCGACCTGCCCCCGGTCATCGAGGCGCGCGGCAAGCTCTACCCGCAGCGCGAGAACTACCGGATGATCGCGGCGTCGGTGGCCGATCCGGCGTGGTGGGAAGAGATCCCCACCGACCGGCCGGTGCTGGTCGTCGCCCAGGGTCTGGTCATGTACCTGGAACCCGCCGAAGGGCATGCGCTCTCCCGGCGGATCACCGATCGCTTCCCGACCGGCGCCGTCGTCCTGGACACCCACAACCGGCTCGCCGTCCGCACGAGCAACTGGATGCTGAAGCGCCGCTTCGGGTCGTCCCTGATGCGCTGGGCGATCGAGGACGCGCACGAGCTCGAGCGATCGAACCCCAAGCTGCGGTGCACCGACGCGATCAGCGCCCTCTCCCCCGCCCTGCTCGGCGGCCTACCGCCCGGGGCTGCACCGCGCGGCTCGGAGCTCGCCTCCCGGATGACCCAGCTCGTGCCGCCGGTGCGCGACATGAGCCTGTACGTCCGCTACGAGATCGTGGGGGCGTAG
- a CDS encoding LLM class flavin-dependent oxidoreductase, translated as MRHAVNLPPFAPPGTLVSLAVDAEQAGWDGVFFWDHMTWLPELRLHVHDPWVLLGAVAARTERVLLGTMVTPLARRRPWKVVKEITTLDHLSGGRAVLGVGLGAPPDAEFGAFGEPTAARHRADLLDEGLTVLDGLLRGRVDHDGEHYRVHAELLPRPVQDPRPPIWVAGESPHRRPLERAARWDGFVPLSGDGILTPDQVADYVDGAERPPGWDLVALHPDGIPAHEYQQAGVTWLVEGIDPEGDWVDELRASIRRGPRN; from the coding sequence ATGCGACACGCGGTCAACCTGCCTCCGTTCGCCCCACCGGGGACCCTGGTCTCGCTCGCCGTCGACGCCGAGCAGGCGGGCTGGGACGGTGTCTTCTTCTGGGATCACATGACCTGGCTGCCCGAGCTGCGGCTGCACGTGCACGATCCGTGGGTCCTGCTCGGCGCCGTGGCCGCCCGGACCGAGCGAGTGCTCCTGGGCACCATGGTGACCCCGCTGGCCCGGCGCCGACCGTGGAAGGTCGTCAAGGAGATCACCACGCTCGACCACCTCAGCGGCGGGCGGGCGGTGCTCGGTGTGGGTCTCGGCGCGCCGCCCGACGCCGAGTTCGGGGCCTTCGGCGAGCCGACTGCCGCGCGCCACCGCGCGGACCTGCTCGACGAAGGCCTGACCGTCCTGGACGGCTTGCTGCGCGGCCGCGTCGACCACGACGGCGAGCACTACCGCGTACACGCCGAGCTGCTCCCCCGGCCGGTGCAGGATCCACGGCCGCCCATCTGGGTCGCGGGCGAGAGCCCGCACCGGAGGCCGCTGGAGCGGGCCGCCCGCTGGGACGGCTTCGTCCCGCTGTCCGGGGACGGGATCCTGACCCCGGACCAGGTCGCCGACTACGTCGACGGGGCCGAGCGGCCGCCCGGCTGGGACCTGGTGGCGTTGCACCCGGACGGCATCCCCGCCCACGAGTACCAGCAGGCGGGTGTGACGTGGCTCGTGGAGGGCATCGACCCCGAGGGCGACTGGGTCGACGAGCTCCGGGCGTCGATTCGCCGCGGGCCACGCAACTGA
- a CDS encoding DoxX family protein yields the protein MAFWATTFVIVFELAAGSVWNLVTIEWIEVQMIHLGYPHYFAYISGWWQTAAAAAIIAPGLPLLKEWAYAGIFFLWSGAVASHLSAGDPLETWGAPLMFTVCGIASWALRPADRRLPGTRLRRADAGRDGTDPAGTRPRAWAMSIGLLVVLYVVSFLTLPAVEEVMHENAVELGWIDE from the coding sequence ATGGCCTTCTGGGCCACGACGTTCGTCATCGTCTTCGAGCTGGCCGCGGGATCCGTCTGGAACCTCGTGACGATCGAATGGATCGAAGTCCAGATGATCCACCTGGGATACCCGCACTACTTCGCCTACATCTCGGGCTGGTGGCAGACCGCTGCGGCCGCCGCGATCATCGCGCCCGGCCTCCCGCTGCTCAAGGAATGGGCGTACGCGGGCATCTTCTTCCTGTGGTCGGGCGCCGTGGCGTCGCATCTGTCCGCCGGTGACCCCCTCGAGACGTGGGGGGCGCCGCTGATGTTCACCGTGTGCGGCATCGCATCGTGGGCGCTGAGGCCTGCCGACCGCCGGCTCCCGGGGACGCGGCTCCGCCGTGCCGACGCCGGCCGTGACGGGACCGATCCGGCGGGAACCCGTCCTCGCGCCTGGGCCATGTCGATCGGGCTCCTCGTCGTCCTGTACGTCGTTTCGTTCCTGACGCTGCCCGCGGTCGAGGAGGTCATGCACGAGAACGCAGTTGAGCTCGGATGGATCGACGAGTAG
- a CDS encoding RNA polymerase sigma-70 factor, translated as MTGGEHAERFTHLRPLLFTIAYEILGSAAESDDVLQDSYLRWAAVDLATVRDTKSYLAQLVTRQALNALRASARRREHYVGPWLPEPLLLDDHDGASDLVLAESVSMAMLVLLETLGPDERAVFVLREVFGFDYDEIAGAVGKSVSAVRQVAHRAREHVRARRKRFEPVDPSRTARITERFMTAAATGDVDGLLAMLAPNATWTADSGGKATAALHPVVGAEKVTAMVMGLFRTGPRLLPDLRLEAVICNSVPAMVAYSAGRLDGVLLIEIVGEKITNFYIIRNPDKLAGVAVPRTISR; from the coding sequence GTGACGGGCGGGGAACACGCGGAGCGGTTCACCCACCTGCGGCCGCTGCTGTTCACGATCGCCTACGAGATCCTCGGTTCGGCGGCCGAATCCGACGACGTGCTCCAGGACAGCTACCTGCGCTGGGCCGCGGTGGACCTCGCGACGGTGCGGGACACCAAGTCGTATCTGGCGCAGCTCGTCACCCGTCAGGCGCTCAACGCGCTGCGCGCGAGCGCCCGCCGCCGCGAGCACTACGTCGGCCCGTGGCTGCCCGAGCCGCTGCTGCTCGACGACCACGACGGCGCCTCCGACCTCGTGCTCGCCGAGTCGGTGTCGATGGCCATGCTGGTGCTGCTCGAGACGCTCGGCCCGGACGAGCGGGCCGTGTTCGTGCTGCGCGAGGTGTTCGGCTTCGACTACGACGAGATCGCGGGCGCGGTGGGCAAGTCCGTGTCGGCGGTGCGACAGGTGGCGCATCGCGCGAGGGAACACGTGCGGGCGCGGCGCAAGCGGTTCGAGCCGGTCGATCCTTCCCGGACCGCGCGGATCACCGAGCGGTTCATGACCGCCGCCGCCACTGGTGACGTGGACGGGCTGCTGGCGATGCTGGCGCCGAACGCCACCTGGACGGCCGACAGCGGCGGCAAGGCCACGGCGGCCCTGCACCCCGTGGTCGGCGCCGAGAAGGTGACCGCAATGGTCATGGGCCTGTTCCGGACCGGGCCACGGCTGCTGCCCGACCTGCGTCTCGAAGCGGTCATCTGCAACAGCGTGCCCGCGATGGTCGCCTACAGCGCCGGAAGGCTCGACGGCGTCCTCCTCATCGAGATCGTCGGCGAGAAGATCACCAATTTCTACATCATCCGCAATCCGGACAAGCTGGCCGGCGTCGCGGTACCACGCACGATCAGCCGGTAA
- a CDS encoding NAD(P)/FAD-dependent oxidoreductase, translating to MRVVVIGGGYAGTLAANRLRMRAGVDITLVNPRPRFVERIRLHQFVAGTGTATLDYGTLLGEGVRLVVDSATRIDAAGRKVLLASGTALDYDYAVYSVGSTGATPAAVPGAAEHAHHLTELEQAQQLRDALEQLDPYAPVTVVGAGLTGIETAAELAEQGRTVRLVCGGALAPALSEPGRRSVAGWLARNGVELVETAVVVEVRPDSVVLDDGVVLASAVTVWTAGFGVPELAARSGLHIDAVGRLLTDETLTSVDDDRIVAAGDAVAPSGQPLRMSCQAAGPLGLQAADTVLSRMAGTEPAVLDQAFKGSAVSLGRRAATIQFARKDDTPVNSFIGGRMGAPIKELACRAAVWGMRREARKPGSIVWFKGGRRIERPVSAQVGTHP from the coding sequence ATGAGGGTCGTCGTCATCGGCGGTGGGTACGCCGGCACTCTCGCGGCCAATCGCCTCCGGATGCGTGCCGGTGTCGACATCACGCTGGTCAATCCGCGCCCGAGGTTCGTCGAACGGATCCGGCTGCACCAGTTCGTGGCGGGCACCGGCACCGCGACCCTCGACTACGGCACGCTGCTGGGCGAGGGCGTCCGGCTGGTGGTCGACAGCGCCACCCGCATCGACGCCGCCGGGCGCAAGGTGCTGCTGGCATCGGGCACCGCGCTGGACTACGACTACGCCGTCTACTCGGTCGGCAGCACCGGTGCCACCCCGGCCGCGGTGCCGGGAGCGGCGGAGCACGCTCATCACCTCACCGAGCTCGAGCAGGCGCAACAGCTGCGCGATGCGCTGGAGCAGCTCGATCCGTACGCCCCCGTCACGGTCGTCGGCGCCGGGCTCACCGGGATCGAGACGGCCGCGGAGCTGGCCGAACAGGGCCGTACCGTCAGGCTGGTGTGCGGCGGGGCGTTGGCCCCGGCGCTGTCCGAGCCGGGCAGGCGGTCGGTCGCTGGCTGGCTCGCCCGCAACGGTGTCGAGCTGGTCGAGACCGCGGTGGTGGTCGAGGTACGGCCGGACTCGGTCGTGCTCGACGACGGCGTCGTGCTGGCCAGCGCGGTCACCGTCTGGACGGCCGGATTCGGGGTGCCGGAGCTCGCCGCCCGCAGTGGTCTGCACATCGATGCGGTGGGCCGGTTGCTCACCGACGAGACCTTGACCAGCGTCGACGACGACCGGATCGTGGCTGCGGGCGACGCCGTGGCACCGTCGGGACAGCCGCTGCGGATGAGCTGCCAGGCGGCAGGGCCGCTGGGTCTGCAGGCCGCCGACACGGTGCTGAGCCGCATGGCCGGAACCGAGCCTGCGGTGCTGGACCAGGCGTTCAAGGGATCGGCCGTGAGCCTGGGCCGGCGGGCGGCGACGATCCAGTTCGCCCGCAAGGACGACACACCGGTGAACTCGTTCATCGGTGGCCGAATGGGAGCGCCGATCAAGGAGCTGGCCTGCAGGGCCGCGGTGTGGGGAATGCGTCGCGAAGCCCGCAAGCCCGGTTCCATCGTCTGGTTCAAGGGTGGCCGGCGCATCGAGCGTCCGGTGTCCGCCCAGGTGGGTACGCACCCGTGA
- a CDS encoding SRPBCC family protein, with the protein MTMSETATTYEYSLTRELDAPVENVWAAWTQPDHYAQWSGAVRSSISLDVRPGGAWSATMATPDGSEFPLTGSYGEVVENERLEVIMDLPGGASTAMAVDLTDLGGKTRIVVSQTCATAEARDMSEQGSGMLLDGLSAYVPTIS; encoded by the coding sequence ATGACGATGAGCGAGACCGCCACCACGTACGAGTACAGCCTGACCCGCGAGCTCGACGCTCCGGTCGAGAACGTGTGGGCCGCCTGGACCCAGCCGGACCACTACGCGCAGTGGTCCGGTGCGGTGCGGTCGTCGATCTCCCTCGACGTGCGCCCCGGCGGCGCGTGGAGCGCCACGATGGCCACGCCGGACGGCTCCGAGTTCCCGCTGACCGGCTCCTACGGTGAGGTCGTCGAGAACGAGCGCCTCGAAGTGATCATGGACCTGCCCGGCGGCGCGTCCACCGCCATGGCCGTGGACCTCACCGACCTCGGGGGCAAGACCCGGATCGTGGTGTCCCAGACGTGTGCCACCGCCGAGGCGCGGGACATGTCGGAGCAGGGGAGCGGGATGCTGCTCGACGGGCTGTCGGCCTACGTGCCCACGATCTCGTAG
- the purM gene encoding phosphoribosylformylglycinamidine cyclo-ligase — MPPITARPAGAGTSYAAAGVDIDAGEEAVEALRPYAEKASRPEVMGGIGGFAGLFALKLGKYTEPVLASSTDGVGTKVAIAQALDKHDTIGLDLVAMVVDDLVVCGAEPLFMQDYIAVGKVVPAQIAAIVKGISDGCQQAGCALLGGETAEHPGLMEAGSYDISGTGVGIVEAAAMLRPDRIRPGDVLVALGSSGLHSNGYSLARHVLLDIARMPLEGHVEEFGHTLGEELLSPTRIYARDCLALTAETGVRMFAHITGGGLARNLERVLPDGVEAVLERGSWTPAPVFKLIASRGRVERAEMEKTFNMGVGMVAVLPADEVDRALAVLTARHVPAWVLGEIRRGKHRKVTLKGDHPRF; from the coding sequence ATGCCGCCGATCACCGCCCGACCCGCCGGGGCAGGCACCAGCTATGCCGCTGCCGGCGTGGACATCGACGCCGGTGAGGAAGCCGTGGAGGCGCTGCGCCCGTACGCGGAGAAGGCGAGCCGCCCCGAGGTGATGGGTGGGATCGGCGGCTTCGCGGGGCTCTTCGCGCTCAAGCTGGGCAAGTACACCGAACCGGTGCTGGCCTCGTCCACCGACGGCGTCGGCACCAAGGTCGCGATCGCGCAGGCCCTCGACAAGCACGACACGATCGGGCTCGACCTGGTGGCGATGGTCGTCGACGACCTGGTCGTCTGCGGCGCCGAGCCGCTGTTCATGCAGGACTACATCGCGGTCGGCAAGGTCGTTCCGGCGCAGATCGCCGCGATCGTCAAGGGCATCTCCGACGGCTGCCAGCAGGCAGGCTGCGCCCTCCTGGGCGGCGAGACCGCCGAGCACCCCGGCCTGATGGAGGCGGGGAGCTACGACATCTCGGGCACCGGCGTCGGGATCGTCGAGGCGGCCGCGATGCTGCGGCCCGACCGGATCCGGCCGGGCGACGTGCTCGTGGCGCTCGGCTCGTCCGGCCTGCACTCCAACGGCTACTCCCTCGCCCGGCACGTCCTGCTGGACATCGCGCGGATGCCCCTCGAAGGCCACGTCGAGGAGTTCGGCCACACCCTCGGCGAGGAGCTGCTCTCCCCCACCCGCATCTACGCACGCGACTGCCTCGCGCTCACCGCGGAGACCGGCGTGCGGATGTTCGCGCACATCACCGGCGGCGGGCTCGCGCGCAACCTGGAGCGCGTGCTTCCCGACGGGGTCGAGGCGGTGCTGGAGCGCGGCAGCTGGACGCCGGCGCCGGTCTTCAAGCTGATCGCCAGCCGCGGCCGCGTCGAGCGCGCGGAGATGGAGAAGACGTTCAACATGGGCGTAGGCATGGTGGCCGTGCTGCCGGCCGACGAGGTGGACCGTGCCCTCGCGGTCCTCACCGCGCGGCACGTGCCGGCGTGGGTGCTGGGCGAGATTCGCCGGGGCAAGCACCGCAAGGTCACGCTGAAGGGCGACCACCCGAGGTTCTGA
- the purF gene encoding amidophosphoribosyltransferase, translated as MGPSSARNEQPTDRNPEPDPLGHDPDPEPREECGVFGVWAPGEDVANLTYYGLYALQHRGQEAAGIAVSDGRRMVVFKDLGLVSQVFDEQVLSSLKGHLAVGHCRYSTTGSTTWENAQPTFRTTATGSGIALGHNGNLVNSAELRDEVAAARAEERADRGAIPASTDSDLVAELLAVTAADTGVEEAAMRLLPRVRGAFSLVFADEQTLYAARDPHGVRPLVLGRLERGWVVASETAALDIVGASVVREVEPGELLAIDAGGLRSSRFAAPEPKGCVFEYVYLARPDTSIAGRSVHAARVEIGRRLAEEHPVDADLVIPVPESGTPAAIGYAQGSGIPYGQGLVKNQYVGRTFIQPSQTIRQLGIRLKLNPLRDVIRGKRLVVVDDSIVRGNTQRALVRMLREAGAVEVHVRIASPPVQWPCFYGIDFATRAELVASGLDTEGVRRSIGADTLGYVSVDGMVGASEQPRSRLCTACFTGEYPIPLPEEARLGKHLLEDLAVPENASGAASGDPGPLSVGYGAADALGRP; from the coding sequence GTGGGCCCGAGTTCCGCCCGGAACGAGCAGCCGACCGACCGCAACCCGGAACCCGACCCCCTCGGCCACGACCCCGACCCGGAACCGCGCGAGGAGTGCGGGGTCTTCGGTGTCTGGGCGCCCGGCGAGGACGTCGCCAACCTCACCTACTACGGCCTCTACGCCCTCCAGCACCGCGGCCAGGAGGCGGCCGGCATCGCCGTGTCCGACGGGCGCAGGATGGTCGTGTTCAAGGACCTCGGGCTGGTCAGCCAGGTCTTCGACGAGCAGGTGCTCTCGTCGCTGAAGGGCCACCTCGCCGTCGGCCACTGCCGCTACTCCACCACGGGCTCCACCACGTGGGAGAACGCGCAGCCCACGTTCCGCACCACGGCCACCGGCAGCGGCATCGCGCTGGGCCACAACGGCAACCTCGTCAACAGCGCCGAGCTGCGCGACGAGGTGGCGGCCGCCCGCGCCGAGGAGCGCGCCGATCGCGGTGCGATCCCGGCCAGCACCGACTCCGACCTGGTCGCCGAGCTCCTGGCCGTCACCGCGGCCGACACCGGGGTGGAGGAGGCGGCGATGCGCCTCCTGCCACGCGTGCGCGGGGCGTTCTCGCTCGTGTTCGCCGACGAGCAGACGCTCTACGCGGCGCGCGACCCGCACGGCGTCCGCCCGCTCGTGCTCGGCAGGCTCGAACGCGGCTGGGTGGTGGCGAGCGAGACCGCGGCGCTGGACATCGTGGGCGCATCCGTGGTGCGCGAGGTCGAGCCGGGTGAGCTGCTCGCCATCGACGCGGGTGGCCTGCGCAGCTCCCGGTTCGCGGCCCCGGAGCCGAAGGGCTGTGTCTTCGAGTACGTCTACCTGGCCCGGCCGGACACCAGCATCGCAGGGCGCTCGGTGCACGCGGCCCGGGTGGAGATCGGGCGCAGGCTCGCGGAGGAACACCCCGTCGACGCCGACCTGGTGATCCCGGTGCCGGAATCCGGCACCCCGGCGGCCATCGGGTACGCCCAGGGCTCCGGTATCCCCTACGGCCAGGGGCTGGTCAAGAACCAGTACGTGGGCCGCACGTTCATCCAGCCCAGCCAGACCATCCGCCAGCTCGGCATCCGGCTCAAGCTCAACCCGCTGCGCGACGTCATCCGCGGCAAGCGGCTCGTCGTCGTCGACGACTCGATCGTGCGGGGCAACACCCAGCGCGCGCTGGTGCGCATGCTCCGCGAGGCCGGGGCCGTCGAGGTGCACGTCCGGATCGCGTCCCCGCCGGTGCAGTGGCCGTGCTTCTACGGCATCGACTTCGCCACCAGGGCCGAGCTCGTCGCGAGCGGCCTCGACACCGAAGGCGTGCGCCGCTCCATCGGCGCCGACACGCTCGGCTACGTCTCCGTCGACGGGATGGTCGGGGCCAGCGAGCAGCCGCGCAGCAGGCTGTGCACGGCCTGCTTCACCGGCGAGTACCCGATCCCGCTGCCCGAGGAGGCGCGGCTCGGCAAGCACCTGCTCGAGGACCTCGCCGTGCCGGAGAACGCCTCCGGGGCCGCATCGGGCGATCCCGGCCCGCTCTCGGTCGGGTACGGGGCGGCCGACGCGCTCGGCCGGCCCTGA